The following are encoded in a window of Candidatus Microthrix parvicella Bio17-1 genomic DNA:
- a CDS encoding IS4 family transposase, whose translation MPRAGQLKPESDRRLSDLVSVGVLMRAFPPDAVDRVILEAGAKEQRHRALPAWVMAYYSMGMALYADGSYVDVLALLTDGLSWTSGWEDAWKLPTKSAISQARQRLGSAPVEQLFRQVTGPLATVDTPGSFLAGRRLVAIDGTTFDLDDSPANDGFFGRPGVNKGERSAFPQARVVAVAECGTHAMFDAEIGVYSAGERELAGPLIDRLAPDMMLLADRGFYSAALWQQAASTGADLLWRVSKSIKPRPVEELCDGSWVVEIRPPKTPGISRGKAFRVRLIDYTVDNHTGQEPSEIRLFTTVMDPGDIGAQELAVAYTQRWEIETAFDELKTHQRGARVVLRSRSPDMVHQEIWGHLCCHYAIRTLMCEAAHHAGRDPDRVSFVAAINIARATIAQPGDFPPSAH comes from the coding sequence ATGCCACGTGCTGGACAGTTGAAGCCCGAGTCGGATCGTCGTTTGTCGGATTTGGTGTCGGTGGGGGTGTTGATGAGGGCGTTCCCGCCAGATGCTGTTGATCGGGTGATCTTGGAGGCGGGTGCGAAGGAGCAACGCCACCGGGCGTTACCGGCGTGGGTGATGGCCTATTACTCGATGGGCATGGCCCTCTACGCGGACGGCTCGTATGTGGATGTGTTGGCGTTGTTGACCGACGGGTTGTCGTGGACTTCGGGGTGGGAGGACGCCTGGAAGTTGCCGACGAAGTCGGCGATCTCCCAGGCCCGTCAACGTCTTGGGTCCGCGCCGGTGGAGCAGTTGTTCCGTCAGGTGACCGGCCCGCTCGCAACGGTTGATACGCCGGGGTCGTTTTTGGCTGGCCGTCGTTTGGTCGCGATTGATGGGACCACGTTCGATCTTGATGACAGCCCGGCCAACGACGGGTTCTTTGGGCGGCCGGGGGTGAACAAAGGCGAACGGTCCGCGTTCCCCCAGGCCCGGGTTGTTGCGGTCGCTGAGTGTGGCACCCACGCGATGTTCGACGCGGAGATCGGTGTGTACTCGGCTGGTGAACGCGAACTGGCCGGGCCGTTGATCGACCGGCTGGCCCCGGACATGATGCTGCTCGCAGATCGCGGTTTCTACAGTGCTGCGTTGTGGCAACAGGCCGCATCGACCGGTGCGGATCTGTTGTGGCGGGTCTCGAAATCGATCAAACCCCGCCCGGTTGAGGAACTCTGCGACGGGTCGTGGGTCGTGGAGATCCGCCCACCGAAAACCCCTGGGATCAGCCGGGGCAAGGCGTTCCGGGTTCGGCTGATCGATTACACCGTCGACAACCATACCGGCCAAGAACCCTCGGAGATCCGGCTGTTCACCACCGTGATGGACCCGGGCGACATCGGAGCCCAAGAACTCGCTGTGGCGTACACCCAACGATGGGAGATCGAAACAGCTTTCGACGAGTTGAAAACCCATCAGCGCGGAGCGAGGGTGGTCCTCCGGTCGAGGTCGCCGGACATGGTCCACCAAGAGATCTGGGGGCACCTGTGTTGCCACTACGCCATCAGAACGTTGATGTGTGAAGCCGCCCACCACGCCGGCCGAGACCCGGACCGGGTCTCTTTCGTTGCTGCCATCAACATCGCTCGTGCCACCATCGCCCAACCGGGCGACTTTCCCCCCTCAGCACACTGA
- a CDS encoding IS3 family transposase (programmed frameshift), whose translation MVRKRTKYSDTFKAEAVKMVIDGSRPIATVANELDINPGTLGVWVNKYRDAHPIEEDPLTPAERIQFCELQAENRELRMKNEFLGKSGVLLRPGVSVISKYEFIDGEKANYPVTKMCLWAGVSKSGYYDWRKRPLSATAERREELAVDVRKVFDASDGTYGHRRVHAELGRKKIAAGLELVRRVMVEGDMVACQPRPYRRTTDPDGTPSTADLVDRDFTAAEPGVKLVGDITYIRTWEGWVYLATVIDCFSKMVVGFAMADHMRTGLVTDALQAAIDAGGIQSNAIFHSDHGAQYTSEEFKAFLASNDMVGSMGKTGVCWDNAMAESFFASLKNEFVYRTVFPTRRKAVSGIAHWIEIWYNRSRLHSGIGYRTPVEVHDSYRDETRAA comes from the exons ATGGTACGCAAACGAACAAAATACTCTGACACTTTCAAGGCCGAGGCCGTGAAAATGGTGATCGACGGTTCCCGGCCGATCGCCACGGTCGCCAACGAGTTGGACATCAACCCGGGCACACTCGGTGTGTGGGTCAACAAGTACCGTGATGCCCACCCGATCGAGGAGGACCCTTTGACCCCAGCCGAACGTATCCAATTCTGCGAACTCCAAGCCGAGAACCGGGAACTCCGAATGAAAAACGAGTTCTTGG GGAAAAGCGGCGTCCTTCTTCGCCCAGGAGTATCGGTGATCTCGAAGTACGAGTTCATCGACGGCGAGAAGGCGAACTACCCGGTCACCAAGATGTGTTTATGGGCGGGCGTGTCGAAGTCCGGCTACTACGACTGGCGGAAACGTCCGCTGTCAGCAACCGCGGAACGACGCGAGGAACTGGCGGTCGATGTCCGCAAGGTCTTCGATGCATCCGATGGCACCTACGGGCACCGTCGGGTCCATGCCGAGCTGGGCCGCAAGAAGATCGCTGCCGGCCTTGAACTGGTCCGTCGGGTGATGGTCGAGGGTGACATGGTTGCCTGTCAGCCCAGGCCATACAGGCGAACGACCGACCCTGACGGCACGCCGAGCACGGCGGACTTGGTCGACCGGGACTTCACCGCCGCGGAGCCGGGCGTGAAGCTGGTCGGTGATATCACCTATATCCGCACGTGGGAAGGGTGGGTGTACTTGGCGACGGTGATCGATTGTTTCTCGAAGATGGTGGTCGGGTTCGCGATGGCCGACCATATGCGCACCGGTCTGGTGACCGACGCGTTGCAGGCCGCGATCGACGCTGGCGGCATTCAGTCGAATGCCATATTCCATTCGGATCATGGGGCGCAGTACACCTCTGAGGAGTTCAAAGCGTTCCTTGCATCAAATGACATGGTTGGGTCGATGGGTAAGACCGGGGTGTGTTGGGATAATGCTATGGCGGAATCGTTTTTTGCTTCGTTGAAGAACGAGTTCGTTTATCGGACAGTGTTCCCGACACGAAGAAAGGCTGTTTCGGGTATTGCGCATTGGATCGAGATTTGGTATAATCGTTCCAGGCTTCATTCGGGGATCGGTTACCGGACACCGGTTGAAGTGCATGACAGCTATCGCGACGAGACACGGGCAGCGTAA
- a CDS encoding nucleotidyltransferase family protein: MAVPALQELRVRREEILGLAAARGAHRVRVFGSVARGDSTPTSDVDFLVQLDDERGLFDLGGLLMDLQELLGCDVDVTTEAGLRPRVADRVLADAVEL, from the coding sequence ATGGCCGTTCCTGCTCTCCAAGAGCTACGAGTTCGCCGTGAGGAGATCCTCGGGTTGGCTGCGGCGCGTGGGGCTCATCGTGTACGGGTGTTCGGATCGGTAGCTCGTGGCGACTCAACCCCCACCAGCGATGTCGACTTCCTGGTCCAACTGGACGACGAGCGCGGGCTGTTTGACCTTGGGGGGCTGCTCATGGATCTCCAGGAGCTCCTCGGTTGCGACGTCGATGTCACCACCGAGGCGGGCCTTCGGCCGCGCGTGGCCGACCGGGTGTTGGCCGACGCTGTTGAGCTGTGA
- a CDS encoding DUF86 domain-containing protein, producing MREDSDLVLDMIEMCDLILEHAADPDRMEVDPVVQAAAQRWIEVLGEAASKMSAEVKAAHPEIPWRDIVGTRVILAHAYFHIDPAVIGQVISADVPTLRRQLDTVLADLADG from the coding sequence GTGAGAGAAGACAGCGATCTCGTACTCGACATGATCGAGATGTGCGACCTGATCCTGGAGCATGCTGCGGATCCGGACCGTATGGAGGTGGACCCTGTCGTTCAGGCGGCCGCGCAACGATGGATCGAGGTGCTCGGCGAAGCTGCCTCGAAAATGTCCGCCGAGGTCAAGGCGGCGCATCCGGAGATCCCGTGGCGAGACATCGTCGGCACCCGAGTGATTCTGGCTCATGCGTACTTCCACATCGATCCGGCCGTCATCGGTCAGGTGATCAGCGCTGACGTCCCGACGCTTCGCCGGCAGCTCGACACAGTCCTCGCTGACCTCGCCGACGGCTGA
- a CDS encoding IS1380 family transposase → MNATGALFDAGELIGQPRRRSASVKVKVSDDKVTGVGGVALWGPMLDNLNLVGVADGRRLRPIGPGGYTGGECYRALVEILLAGGDFLSDRSLLDGPTQQLRGAHVLPSHATMFRFCGGADFGRVQKAAAVNRTMLARAWASGAGPSGGMVTVDPDATLVDTYGPDKEGSKFSYRGEVGLSPLIGVCGETGDVLAIRARSGNAHPGRDNAGFIRECVSAIPGPVRETTNLWVRVDSAGYQHAVFDTVEALGGVFSVTAPQRSNVKAKVRALATNPDTQWVPALAGEAKRGSEVAETPFVMGQGKTRRMLRMIVRRQRTSAGDQLSFDDLDGWRFHAIVTNLPALFAPPAEVEAHHRLRGGIPEDTIRQLKEDFGLIHAPVKNFFGNWLWWHASVLAHNTARWVRHLGLPPTFKRCRGKRLRLAFFNVAARVVNHAGGLELRLPRSHAWADAFIEALTRIRALPAFA, encoded by the coding sequence GTGAATGCTACAGGCGCGTTGTTTGATGCCGGGGAACTGATCGGACAGCCCCGCCGCCGGAGTGCTTCGGTGAAGGTCAAGGTGAGCGATGACAAGGTGACCGGGGTGGGCGGGGTGGCGTTGTGGGGACCGATGTTGGACAACCTGAACCTGGTCGGTGTCGCCGATGGGCGCCGGTTGCGGCCGATCGGGCCTGGCGGCTACACCGGCGGGGAGTGCTATCGGGCGTTGGTCGAGATCCTGTTGGCCGGAGGCGATTTCTTGTCGGACCGGTCCCTGTTGGATGGGCCGACCCAACAGTTGCGGGGCGCTCACGTGTTGCCCTCACACGCGACGATGTTCCGGTTTTGTGGCGGAGCCGATTTTGGTCGGGTCCAGAAAGCCGCGGCGGTGAACCGGACGATGTTGGCTCGGGCGTGGGCGTCGGGTGCGGGACCTTCTGGTGGGATGGTCACGGTTGATCCCGATGCCACGCTGGTCGACACCTACGGGCCGGACAAGGAAGGTTCGAAGTTCTCCTACCGGGGCGAGGTTGGCTTGTCACCGCTGATCGGGGTGTGTGGTGAGACCGGTGACGTGCTCGCGATCCGTGCCCGGTCTGGGAATGCCCATCCGGGCCGGGACAACGCCGGGTTCATTCGAGAGTGTGTGTCGGCGATCCCCGGCCCGGTCCGGGAAACAACGAACCTGTGGGTCCGTGTCGATTCCGCCGGCTACCAACACGCCGTGTTCGACACCGTCGAGGCGCTGGGTGGGGTGTTCTCCGTGACCGCGCCACAACGGTCCAACGTGAAAGCGAAAGTCCGGGCGTTGGCCACCAACCCTGACACGCAATGGGTGCCAGCGTTGGCCGGCGAGGCCAAGCGGGGTTCCGAGGTCGCAGAAACACCTTTCGTGATGGGGCAAGGCAAGACCCGGCGCATGTTGCGGATGATCGTGCGCCGTCAACGCACCAGCGCCGGTGACCAGTTGTCCTTTGATGATCTTGACGGTTGGAGGTTCCATGCGATTGTCACGAACCTTCCCGCCCTGTTCGCACCCCCAGCAGAGGTCGAGGCCCACCATCGGCTTCGTGGCGGGATCCCCGAGGACACCATCCGGCAACTCAAGGAAGACTTTGGGCTGATCCACGCGCCGGTGAAGAACTTCTTCGGGAACTGGTTGTGGTGGCACGCCTCTGTGCTTGCTCACAACACCGCCCGCTGGGTCCGTCACCTCGGGCTGCCCCCGACGTTCAAACGGTGCCGTGGGAAACGGCTCCGCCTCGCGTTCTTCAATGTCGCAGCACGAGTTGTCAACCACGCCGGCGGCCTCGAGTTGCGGCTCCCACGATCCCACGCCTGGGCCGACGCGTTCATCGAAGCCCTCACACGCATCCGGGCCCTGCCCGCGTTCGCCTGA
- a CDS encoding Fic/DOC family protein → MSAIVDPYLEPGTECLRNKLGIRDAGLLAVVEAEVVANRAIRLANSPGLVLRTWDWTHWQNLHRHLFGDVYDWAGEFRTVDIAKDGHGFHPVSMLITATRYCAEQIRALATGPNPGRGQLPARLSVVLSDMNEAHPFREGNGRTQRVLLGQIAEVHGAHLDWTLISSDPDIAARFLNGV, encoded by the coding sequence GTGAGCGCCATCGTTGACCCGTACCTGGAGCCCGGAACCGAGTGCCTTCGCAACAAGCTCGGAATCCGCGACGCGGGTCTGCTCGCCGTCGTAGAGGCCGAGGTCGTCGCCAACCGCGCAATCCGACTTGCCAACAGCCCTGGTCTGGTCCTCCGGACATGGGATTGGACCCACTGGCAGAACCTGCATCGCCACCTCTTCGGTGACGTCTACGACTGGGCGGGCGAGTTCCGAACCGTCGACATCGCCAAAGACGGGCACGGATTCCACCCGGTCTCCATGCTGATCACCGCCACCCGTTACTGCGCCGAGCAGATACGTGCCCTCGCCACTGGACCGAACCCCGGCCGGGGCCAGCTTCCCGCCCGACTCTCAGTCGTTCTCTCGGACATGAACGAAGCGCACCCGTTCCGGGAAGGCAACGGCCGGACACAGCGCGTCCTCCTCGGCCAGATCGCTGAAGTTCATGGCGCTCACCTCGACTGGACACTGATCAGCTCTGACCCGGATATTGCAGCCCGGTTCTTGAACGGCGTGTAG
- a CDS encoding integrase core domain-containing protein — MHLEGITANPAGSWTTQAARNLMMKLGEHHPFKFLIRDGAGQFTRSFDAVLAGSGITAIRTPPRSPQANAYAERWVRTLRHELLDRTIIWNEYQLRQLLEEYVEHYNSHRPHRGLHQRAPNDSADVIPIGTGQPIKRHTTCAGLISEYW, encoded by the coding sequence GTGCACCTTGAGGGGATCACCGCCAACCCAGCCGGCTCTTGGACCACCCAAGCCGCCCGCAACCTGATGATGAAGCTCGGTGAACATCACCCGTTCAAATTTCTGATCCGTGACGGTGCCGGACAATTCACCCGATCCTTCGACGCAGTCCTCGCCGGCTCCGGGATCACCGCAATCAGAACACCACCACGGTCACCTCAAGCAAACGCCTACGCCGAACGATGGGTCCGGACTCTTCGTCATGAACTCCTCGACCGAACGATCATCTGGAACGAATACCAACTCCGACAGCTGCTCGAGGAATACGTCGAGCACTACAACAGCCATCGCCCTCACCGAGGACTCCACCAACGAGCACCCAACGACAGTGCCGACGTCATCCCGATCGGCACAGGCCAACCGATCAAACGTCACACCACCTGCGCTGGACTCATCAGCGAATACTGGTGA
- a CDS encoding tyrosine-type recombinase/integrase: MRQLIAEIEAGRVESGWSDPTLTVDRLLERWQAANVNDWSPTTARDHQRTAEGWISPHLGTVRISRLTVERLERFYQTLHTEGGKAGRPLSAQSVKKAHSILRAALSAAVRWQLIPNDPAVIAHTPRVEPHQHNVPDLDTVAAIIEVADPRMAVIIRLAIATGARRGELGALKWSDIDYHKRLITFQRSVVDGGPASKVKPTKTRTTGIVSVGEATVASIETWRAHQTAVSEKAEFGPLDDDGWVFPSQDWGHPISLNQITYDWRTLADAHGLDGVRFHDLRHGTATHLIANGTDVRTVAGRLRHASPTMTLDVYAARTTKADQAAGQLIDDLLDNP, encoded by the coding sequence ATGCGCCAGCTGATCGCGGAGATTGAGGCCGGTCGTGTGGAGTCCGGATGGTCCGATCCGACGCTCACAGTCGACCGACTGCTGGAGCGCTGGCAGGCGGCGAATGTCAACGACTGGAGCCCGACCACCGCCCGAGACCACCAACGGACAGCCGAGGGCTGGATCTCACCACACCTCGGCACCGTCAGGATCAGCCGGCTGACAGTCGAACGCCTCGAACGCTTCTACCAAACCCTCCATACCGAAGGCGGCAAGGCTGGCCGCCCGCTGTCGGCGCAGTCGGTCAAGAAGGCCCACAGCATCCTCAGAGCAGCCCTGTCCGCAGCTGTTCGCTGGCAGCTGATCCCCAACGACCCGGCGGTCATCGCCCACACCCCACGAGTCGAGCCCCATCAACACAACGTCCCCGACCTCGACACGGTGGCGGCGATCATCGAGGTGGCCGACCCGAGAATGGCCGTCATCATCCGGCTGGCGATCGCTACCGGCGCCCGCCGAGGTGAGCTCGGCGCGTTGAAGTGGTCCGATATCGACTACCACAAACGGCTGATCACGTTCCAACGTTCGGTCGTCGATGGCGGGCCGGCATCGAAGGTGAAACCAACCAAGACCCGCACCACCGGTATCGTGTCTGTCGGTGAGGCCACGGTTGCTTCGATCGAGACATGGCGGGCCCATCAGACAGCAGTCTCGGAGAAGGCTGAGTTCGGCCCGCTCGACGACGACGGGTGGGTGTTCCCATCCCAGGACTGGGGTCATCCGATCTCGCTCAACCAGATCACCTACGACTGGCGCACCCTCGCGGATGCCCACGGACTCGACGGTGTCCGTTTTCATGACCTCCGCCATGGAACGGCCACACATCTCATCGCGAATGGTACCGACGTGCGCACCGTCGCCGGACGCCTCCGTCATGCCAGCCCAACCATGACACTCGACGTCTACGCCGCCCGAACCACTAAAGCCGACCAAGCCGCCGGACAACTCATCGACGACCTGCTGGACAACCCATGA